Proteins encoded in a region of the Diabrotica undecimpunctata isolate CICGRU chromosome 10, icDiaUnde3, whole genome shotgun sequence genome:
- the p120ctn gene encoding catenin delta-2 isoform X4, giving the protein MSVHSDEPLVRNQKQQTTQQVTTVTKVVREVQQLDDQAGEYIPVSLGSYSHPSQYVDYIEQPPHHMYSQYHQHPHYQDYDHYPNPYGAYMGYAAGAERPPTPPSPSEHSVDPSPLPLTSQPNAAYVGSGYDELPEHYRVTPSPGGPIGIDPYQDDSAVVYGYVSPSPYGTAPSLSRPYVDSINGPVPVGATMRLFEDEDLQKHVSKMSLHGHNVGLTHDRAHNIASPGSIGGDEDQRGMRWRDPNLTEVIGFLNNPNNVIKANAAAYLQHLCYMDDPNKQKTRALGGIPPLVKLLCHDSIEVYRNSCGALRNLSYGRQNDENKRAIKNAGGIPALINLLRRSNEAEIKELVTGVIWNMSSCEDLKRNIIDDGVITIVTFIIIPHSGWDPQGNHGETCWSTVFRNASGVLRNVSSAGEYARKKLRECEGLVDALLFVVRCAIDKSNIGNKIVENSVCILRNLSYRCQEVEDPNYDKNPLPTQTRVAATSSKGENLGCFGGSKKKKDSQSSDTKENNFSAGAPGSMSSASARGDPVRGMELLWQPEVVQSYLALLQSCSNPETLEAAAGALQNLAACYWQPSIEIRAAVRKEKGLPILVELLRMEVDRVVCAVATALRNLAIDQRNKELIGKYAMRDLVQKLPSGNTQHDQGTSDDTIAAVLATLNEVIKKNAEFSRSLLEAGGVERLMTITRQRQKYTPRVLKFAGQVLFTMWQHQDLRDVYKKHGWKEQDFVTKTVAARNAGPNSPNNANSTLNRPMASQSGTRYEDRTMKRTTAGNRGAGVFQRNDDIPTADMPYPDNPAVMGRSYPPGPGPNPPPVSH; this is encoded by the exons AGACTACATTGAACAACCACCACATCATATGTATTCACAGTACCATCAACACCCCCATTACCAAGACTATGACCACTATCCGAACCCTTACGGTGCCTATATGGGCTACGCCGCGGGAGCTGAAAGACCCCCCACTCCACCTAGTCCTAGTGAACATAGTGTTGACCCCTCTCCTTTGCCTCTGACGTCTCAGCCTAATGCTGCCTACGTTGGTTCAGGTTACGATGAACTACCTGAACACTACAGGGTCACTCCATCACCCGGTGGACCGATAGGTATAGATCCCTACCAAGATGATTCCGCCGTAGTGTATGGTTATGTTTCACCCTCTCCTTATGGCACTGCGCCTAGTCTTTCTAGACCTTATGTAGATAGTATTAATGGACCTGTACCAGTAGGAGCCACCATGAGATTGTTTGAGGACGAGGATCTTCAAAAGCATGTCAGTAAGATGTCCCTGCACGGTCACAATGTTGGACTGACCCATGATAGGGCACATAATATAGCTTCTCCTGGTAGTATTGGCGGAGACGAAGATCAAAGGGGCATGCGTTGGCGTGATCCCAATCTTACTGAAGTCATTGGATTCCTCAACAACCCAAACAATGTGATTAAAGCCAATGCGGCAGCCTATTTACAACATCTGTGTTATATGGATGATCCTAACAAACAAAAAACGAGAGCTCTAGGCGGCATACCCCCTTTAGTTAAATTATTGTGTCATGACAGTATTGAGGTGTATAGGAACTCTTGCGGAGCTTTAAGAAATTTGTCTTATGGCAGACAAAACGACGAAAACAAAAGAGCCATTAAGAACGCAGGCGGTATTCCTGCTCTGATCAATTTATTACGAAGATCAAATGAGGCTGAAATAAAGGAACTGGTCACTGGTGTCATCTGGAACATGTCATCGTGTGAAGACCTCAAGAGAAACATAATAGACGACGGAGTAATAACCATTGTTACTTTTATTATAATTCCACATTCCGGCTGGGATCCACAAGGAAATCACGGGGAGACTTGTTGGTCCACAGTATTCAGAAACGCATCTGGTGTCCTAAGAAATGTCAGTTCTGCTGGAGAATATGCTAGAAAAAAATTAAGAGAGTGTGAAGGTTTAGTTGATGCATTACTTTTTGTTGTGCGCTGTGCCATAGATAAGTCAAATATAGGCAATAAAATTGTAGAAAATTCTGTGTGCATTCTACGTAATCTGTCGTATCGATGTCAAGAGGTTGAGGATCCAAACTATGATAAGAATCCTTTACCAACTCAAACTAGGGTGGCCGCTACCTCATCTAAAG gtgaaaatttgGGCTGCTTCGGTGgaagtaaaaagaaaaaagacagtCAGTCCTCAGACACAAAGGAAAACAATTTTTCCGCGGGAGCCCCAGGCAGTATGTCTAGCGCGAGCGCTAGAGGAGATCCAGTTAGAGGGATGGAGCTTCTCTGGCAACCAGAAGTAGTGCAATCTTATTTAGCTTTATTGCAAAGTTGTTCAAATCCAGAAACTCTGGAGGCGGCAGCTGGAGCCCTTCAAAATTTGGCAGCTTGTTACTGGCAACCTAGTATAGAGATTCGAGCGGCAGTACGCAAGGAGAAAGGTCTCCCAATATTGGTGGAGCTCCTGCGTATGGAGGTGGATAGGGTGGTATGTGCAGTGGCTACAGCACTTAGGAACCTTGCCATTGATCAACGCAACAAAGAGCTCATAGGAAAGTACGCCATGAGAGATCTTGTCCAAAAACTTCCGTCGGGAAACACACAGCACGATCAGGGCACCTCTGACGACACCATAGCTGCTGTCTTAGCCACCTTAAacgaagttattaaaaagaacgCTGAATTCTCCAGATCTCTACTAGAGGCAGGTGGTGTAGAAAGACTGATGACTATTACAAGGCAACGACAGAAATATACTCCGAGGGTACTAAAATTCGCTGGACAAGTCCTGTTCACGATGTGGCAACACCAAGATTTGCGGGACGTTTACAAAAAGCACGGCTGGAAAGAACAAGATTTTGTTACAAAAACAGTGGCTGCACGCAACGCTGGACCTAATTCACCGAACAATGCCAACAGTACTTTAAACCGCCCGATGGCTTCACAAAGTGGAACAAGATATGAGGATAGAACAATGAAACGCACCACTGCGGGAAACAGGGGCGCTGGCGTCTTCCAAagg aatgaCGACATCCCCACAGCGGACATGCCGTATCCAGACAACCCAGCCGTCATGGGTCGATCGTACCCCCCCGGTCCAGGTCCAAACCCGCCACCAGTCAGTCATTAG